Proteins from a genomic interval of Psychrilyobacter piezotolerans:
- a CDS encoding sodium:solute symporter family protein produces MGRIFYIVLATAVVLLGSGAISVYIGKKFNTSEDWDVGGRALPLYVTVGSQFATVMGGGMLVAHVGLGYSSGWATLTYGLFLSGVMFILSFFAHWLRTQEFTTIPDILERFYGKSRALTLVAVLATIIVPFGWICTQLVAVSKLFSNLLGVSPVILIIIFAMISLLFVLPAGLASVAWTDFIFSCLMIVVSIGSLVFAFKMGGGITNIFAHLPVETKAFPQSMTSVGWPTILLWMFAILPGGLTNQMYYQRIGAVKNIKDAKKSLIYSGLLILFAEFWAIYLGFSIKSMAPNLQPEMASAWFLNKLPIWFLAIYSGFLVATIISTIDSAIHTVVVNFTTDILGKVIKTDTMSSKKRLYVSRVFAVGVTAVAVIIAIIFPEALKLLVLTYAFSASVLLAPIFLGYFYKDSNFLTVQGVIASMSFGFLGCLSGFLLKTTIPYVVIGILSSFISLIIVSKFTKRESEVAEEEANF; encoded by the coding sequence ATGGGTCGTATTTTTTATATTGTTCTAGCTACGGCAGTAGTGCTCCTGGGAAGTGGGGCTATATCGGTATATATAGGAAAAAAGTTTAATACCAGTGAAGACTGGGATGTGGGGGGGCGTGCACTTCCCCTATATGTTACTGTAGGTTCACAATTTGCAACCGTTATGGGGGGAGGAATGCTGGTAGCCCACGTAGGATTGGGATACAGCAGCGGTTGGGCGACCCTCACCTATGGTCTGTTTTTGTCAGGGGTAATGTTTATACTGAGTTTCTTTGCTCATTGGCTGAGGACCCAGGAATTTACAACTATCCCGGATATTTTGGAAAGATTTTATGGTAAGAGCAGGGCTCTTACCTTAGTGGCTGTATTAGCCACTATAATAGTTCCCTTTGGCTGGATTTGTACACAGTTAGTGGCAGTTTCAAAATTATTTTCAAATTTATTGGGCGTATCGCCGGTTATATTGATAATTATCTTTGCAATGATCAGTTTACTTTTTGTTCTTCCGGCAGGATTAGCATCGGTAGCCTGGACAGATTTTATCTTCAGTTGTCTAATGATTGTGGTATCTATCGGTTCTCTTGTGTTTGCATTTAAGATGGGAGGAGGGATCACCAATATTTTTGCTCATCTTCCTGTGGAGACAAAAGCCTTTCCCCAGAGTATGACCTCGGTAGGCTGGCCAACCATATTACTCTGGATGTTTGCAATCCTTCCGGGAGGATTAACCAATCAGATGTATTATCAAAGGATAGGTGCTGTTAAGAATATAAAGGACGCTAAAAAAAGTCTCATATATAGCGGATTATTAATTTTATTTGCTGAATTTTGGGCGATTTATTTAGGGTTCTCAATCAAAAGTATGGCACCTAATCTGCAGCCGGAGATGGCATCGGCATGGTTTTTAAATAAATTACCCATATGGTTTTTAGCAATATATTCGGGATTTCTTGTAGCGACTATTATCTCGACTATAGATAGTGCCATCCATACAGTTGTGGTTAATTTTACCACAGATATTTTAGGGAAGGTAATAAAGACGGATACCATGAGTTCAAAAAAACGTCTATATGTTTCAAGGGTATTTGCAGTAGGTGTAACAGCTGTGGCTGTTATTATAGCCATAATATTCCCAGAAGCATTAAAACTTTTAGTTCTTACCTATGCATTTTCAGCTTCGGTATTATTAGCTCCTATATTTTTAGGTTATTTTTATAAAGACTCAAATTTTTTAACTGTTCAAGGAGTAATAGCAAGTATGAGTTTTGGATTCTTGGGATGCCTGTCAGGATTTTTATTAAAAACAACTATACCATATGTAGTTATAGGAATACTCAGTTCATTTATTTCATTGATTATTGTGAGTAAGTTTACCAAAAGGGAATCTGAAGTGGCCGAAGAGGAGGCTAATTTTTAG
- a CDS encoding sodium:solute symporter family protein, whose protein sequence is MGRIFYIVLATAVVLLGSGAISVYIGKKFNTSEDWDVGGRALPLYVTVGSQFATVMGGGMLVAHVGLGYSSGWATLTYGILLSGVMFILSFFAQWLRTQEFTTIPDILERFYGKSKTLTLVAVLATIIVPFGWICTQLVAVSKLFSNLLGVSPVILIIIFAAISLLFVLPAGLASVAWTDFIFSCLMIVVSIGSLVFAFKMGGGITNIFSNLPVETKAFPQSMTSVGWPTILIWMFAILPGGLTNQMYYQRIGAVKNIKDAKKSLIYSGLLILFAEFWAIYLGFSIRSMAPNLQPEMASAWFLNKLPIWFLAIYSGFLVATIISTIDSAIQTVVVNFTTDILGKVIKTDTMSSKKRLHISRVFALGVTAAAVIIAIIFPEALKLLVLTYAFSASVLLAPIFLGYFFKESNFLTVQGVVASMSFGFLACLSGFLLKTTIPYVLLGILSSFISLIVVSKFTKRESEVAEEELNS, encoded by the coding sequence ATGGGTCGTATTTTTTATATTGTTCTAGCTACGGCAGTGGTGCTCCTGGGAAGTGGTGCTATATCGGTATATATAGGTAAAAAGTTTAATACCAGTGAAGATTGGGATGTAGGGGGGCGTGCACTTCCCCTATATGTTACTGTAGGTTCACAATTTGCAACCGTTATGGGTGGCGGAATGTTGGTAGCCCATGTAGGATTGGGATACAGTAGCGGTTGGGCAACTCTGACCTACGGTATACTTTTATCAGGAGTAATGTTTATACTGAGTTTCTTTGCTCAGTGGCTAAGGACTCAGGAATTTACAACTATTCCAGATATTTTGGAGAGGTTTTATGGTAAGAGTAAGACTCTTACCTTAGTGGCTGTATTGGCCACTATAATAGTTCCCTTTGGCTGGATTTGTACACAGTTGGTGGCAGTTTCAAAATTATTTTCAAATTTATTGGGCGTATCGCCGGTTATATTGATAATTATCTTTGCAGCTATCAGTTTACTTTTTGTTCTTCCAGCAGGATTAGCGTCGGTAGCCTGGACAGATTTTATCTTCAGTTGTCTTATGATTGTGGTATCCATAGGTTCTCTTGTATTTGCGTTTAAGATGGGAGGAGGGATCACCAATATTTTTTCTAATCTTCCTGTGGAGACAAAGGCTTTTCCTCAGAGTATGACATCGGTAGGCTGGCCAACCATATTAATCTGGATGTTTGCAATCCTTCCAGGAGGATTAACCAATCAGATGTATTATCAAAGGATAGGAGCTGTTAAAAATATAAAGGACGCTAAAAAAAGTCTTATATATAGCGGATTATTAATTTTATTTGCTGAATTTTGGGCAATTTATTTAGGATTCTCAATCAGAAGTATGGCACCTAATCTGCAACCAGAGATGGCATCGGCATGGTTTTTAAATAAATTACCCATATGGTTTTTAGCTATATATTCAGGATTTCTTGTAGCAACTATTATCTCTACTATAGATAGTGCCATCCAGACAGTTGTGGTTAATTTTACCACAGATATTTTAGGGAAGGTAATAAAGACAGATACTATGAGTTCAAAAAAACGTTTACATATTTCAAGGGTGTTTGCACTAGGTGTAACAGCTGCGGCTGTTATTATAGCCATAATATTCCCTGAAGCATTAAAACTTTTAGTTCTTACCTATGCATTCTCAGCTTCGGTATTATTAGCTCCTATATTTTTAGGTTATTTTTTTAAAGAGTCAAATTTTTTAACTGTTCAAGGAGTAGTAGCAAGTATGAGTTTTGGATTCTTAGCATGTCTATCAGGATTTTTATTAAAAACAACTATACCATATGTACTTTTAGGAATACTCAGTTCATTTATTTCATTGATTGTTGTGAGTAAGTTTACCAAAAGGGAATCTGAAGTGGCTGAAGAGGAGCTTAATTCTTAG
- a CDS encoding 4Fe-4S binding protein translates to MNRGVKFTGVPSMEEIKACPGTPSEERFEKGPVVAIECVQKIPCNPCEAACPFGAIEVGSSITNLPKLDEEKCIGCGICIPKCPGLAIFKIHKNYSEKTSLVEFPFEYLPLPEKGDQVPCGDRFGKYIADGKVLGIKNDKKNDGTTLISVEIPKEYFMEIRTICRGGER, encoded by the coding sequence ATGAATAGAGGAGTAAAGTTTACGGGAGTTCCTTCCATGGAGGAGATAAAAGCCTGCCCAGGAACTCCAAGTGAGGAAAGATTTGAAAAAGGACCTGTTGTAGCAATAGAATGTGTTCAGAAGATACCTTGTAATCCCTGTGAGGCTGCCTGTCCCTTTGGTGCAATAGAGGTGGGGAGTTCGATTACAAACCTTCCTAAATTAGACGAGGAAAAATGTATAGGGTGTGGGATATGTATTCCAAAATGTCCCGGACTGGCGATCTTTAAAATTCATAAAAATTACAGTGAAAAAACATCCTTGGTGGAATTTCCATTTGAATATCTGCCTCTTCCTGAAAAAGGAGACCAGGTGCCCTGTGGGGACAGGTTTGGAAAATATATTGCTGACGGTAAAGTATTGGGTATAAAAAATGATAAAAAAAATGATGGTACAACTCTTATCAGCGTAGAAATTCCAAAAGAATATTTTATGGAAATAAGAACCATCTGTAGGGGAGGGGAAAGATAA
- a CDS encoding NAD(P)/FAD-dependent oxidoreductase, which yields MKETQVVVVGGGPAGLAAGIEIAKSGGKVTVLDENKKPGGQLFKQIHKFFGSREHLAGTRGYEIGTKLLEETKELGVDVILDAPVYGIFEGKTVVYSKDGKQHQIKGDKIILATGATENTLAFPGSDLPGVMGAGAAQTMINVNRVLPGKKVLMVGSGNVGLIVSYQLMQAGADVVGLVEAAPNVSGYGVHASKISRGGVPIYTSHTVKRAMGDGEVSKVEICELDERFQMIEGTEKILDVDTICIAVGLSPMSEIAWTIGCDFTFIPSFGGHVPKHNENMESTLPGIYVSGDISGVEEASSAMEEGRLAGIAASEALGLYSEEKARELKGQVWKRLNTLRDGEFGEKRKLSKKTQISRYMEDANE from the coding sequence ATGAAAGAAACTCAGGTTGTAGTTGTAGGGGGCGGCCCTGCAGGTCTTGCTGCAGGTATAGAAATTGCAAAATCCGGGGGTAAAGTTACTGTTTTGGATGAAAATAAAAAACCCGGGGGACAGCTTTTTAAACAGATTCATAAGTTCTTTGGTTCCAGGGAACATCTGGCAGGAACCAGGGGATATGAGATAGGAACAAAACTTTTGGAGGAAACGAAGGAATTGGGAGTGGATGTTATACTGGATGCTCCTGTTTACGGGATATTTGAGGGAAAGACAGTGGTTTACTCAAAAGACGGGAAACAGCATCAGATAAAAGGAGATAAAATCATCCTTGCAACAGGGGCTACAGAAAATACCCTTGCTTTTCCAGGATCTGATCTCCCCGGTGTTATGGGGGCCGGAGCCGCTCAAACAATGATAAATGTAAACAGGGTACTTCCTGGAAAGAAAGTTCTTATGGTCGGATCAGGGAATGTAGGATTAATTGTTTCCTACCAGTTGATGCAGGCCGGTGCCGACGTAGTTGGATTGGTGGAAGCAGCTCCAAATGTAAGTGGATACGGTGTTCATGCTTCTAAGATCAGCCGTGGGGGAGTTCCTATTTATACTTCCCATACAGTAAAAAGAGCCATGGGAGATGGGGAAGTCAGCAAGGTAGAGATATGTGAACTGGATGAAAGATTTCAAATGATTGAGGGGACGGAGAAAATTTTAGATGTGGATACTATCTGTATTGCTGTGGGACTCAGTCCTATGTCTGAAATAGCCTGGACTATTGGCTGTGACTTTACGTTTATTCCTTCCTTTGGGGGACATGTGCCGAAACACAATGAAAATATGGAGTCTACTCTTCCGGGAATATATGTTTCAGGAGATATCTCGGGAGTAGAAGAAGCAAGTTCTGCCATGGAAGAGGGACGTCTTGCCGGTATAGCGGCTTCAGAGGCTTTGGGACTGTATAGTGAAGAGAAAGCCAGAGAGCTTAAGGGCCAGGTATGGAAGAGATTAAACACATTGAGAGATGGAGAATTTGGTGAAAAAAGAAAATTATCTAAAAAAACTCAGATAAGTAGATATATGGAGGATGCTAATGAATAG
- a CDS encoding FCD domain-containing protein encodes MNNDEINYDYSILRLLEKHKKPTGASLIKRELKNLKINISEATIGRILFDLDNIGFTLKDGYRGRVITDKGKLYLNNLQRKKDRREKGELFLSALNIQEIDRLLEALEARKVIESQMAKFAAAKSNIQTKKDFKRIIESHEKMVKNLTEYEYNIPFHKYIATLAGNKILELMLQMVVEDTRFTPALKKIEKNLGMKTIEEHKNIAHAIIEKNPEAAEKAMADHIDSLIVKVKKVKLNLN; translated from the coding sequence GTGAATAATGATGAAATAAACTACGATTACTCTATATTGAGACTCCTTGAAAAACATAAAAAACCTACAGGGGCTTCTTTAATAAAAAGGGAACTTAAAAATTTAAAGATAAATATCAGTGAGGCCACCATCGGGAGAATTCTTTTCGATTTGGATAATATTGGTTTTACTTTGAAAGACGGGTATAGGGGAAGGGTTATAACCGATAAGGGAAAACTTTACTTAAATAATCTTCAGAGAAAAAAAGACAGAAGGGAAAAAGGAGAATTATTTTTAAGTGCTCTGAATATACAGGAAATAGACAGACTCTTGGAGGCCTTGGAAGCCAGAAAAGTAATTGAAAGCCAGATGGCTAAATTTGCCGCTGCAAAATCTAATATTCAAACAAAAAAAGATTTTAAGAGAATTATAGAGAGTCACGAAAAAATGGTAAAAAATCTCACCGAATATGAATATAATATTCCATTTCATAAGTATATAGCCACCCTTGCAGGGAATAAGATATTGGAACTCATGCTCCAAATGGTAGTGGAAGACACCAGGTTTACACCGGCCTTAAAAAAAATAGAAAAAAATTTGGGTATGAAAACCATAGAAGAACATAAAAATATAGCCCATGCCATAATCGAGAAAAATCCCGAAGCTGCCGAAAAAGCCATGGCTGATCATATAGATAGTCTTATTGTGAAGGTCAAAAAAGTTAAATTAAATTTAAATTAG
- a CDS encoding RidA family protein produces the protein MGIKRHNTKKRMSHAVIHNDVAYLCGQVPKDETQGMAEQTRTTLEKVDQLLADIGSHKSKILSATVYIKDMNQFKEMNEVWDSWVEEGSAPARACVEANMARESLLVEVSVIAAV, from the coding sequence GTGGGGATTAAAAGACATAATACAAAAAAAAGGATGAGTCATGCAGTGATTCATAATGATGTGGCATATTTATGCGGGCAGGTTCCAAAGGATGAAACCCAGGGGATGGCAGAGCAGACAAGAACAACTTTGGAAAAGGTAGACCAGCTTTTAGCTGATATAGGAAGCCATAAGAGCAAGATTCTTTCGGCTACGGTTTATATTAAAGATATGAACCAGTTTAAAGAGATGAATGAGGTCTGGGACAGCTGGGTAGAGGAAGGAAGTGCTCCTGCCAGAGCCTGTGTAGAGGCGAATATGGCCAGGGAATCTCTCTTGGTAGAAGTATCTGTTATAGCTGCTGTATAG
- a CDS encoding (2Fe-2S)-binding protein produces MRIIDHPILGEEKRKEYVTIYYNGKPLNALAGETIAAALMSAGIRKFRKTPKYKRDRGVYCGIGRCTDCVMVVDGKPNVRTCVTPVEEGMNVETQIGYGKGEE; encoded by the coding sequence ATGAGGATAATTGATCATCCTATATTAGGTGAGGAAAAAAGAAAAGAATATGTCACTATTTATTACAACGGGAAGCCCTTAAATGCTTTGGCAGGTGAGACAATAGCGGCGGCTCTTATGAGTGCAGGAATAAGAAAATTTAGAAAAACTCCTAAATATAAGAGGGATAGAGGAGTTTATTGCGGGATAGGAAGGTGTACAGACTGTGTTATGGTAGTAGATGGAAAACCCAATGTCAGAACTTGTGTAACTCCTGTAGAAGAAGGAATGAATGTGGAAACACAGATTGGATATGGAAAGGGGGAAGAGTAA
- a CDS encoding NAD(P)/FAD-dependent oxidoreductase, with protein sequence MNDKNINDADVIVIGGGVIGTSIAYNLSKRGKKVTLLEKYDHARGASGSSDQLVLMQSKKPGVHLALALESLKMYKNLEEELGEPIHFRQKGGMILIENEKEMEIMKGFVEKQKKTGLDVDIISLDEVNKLQPGISQDIIGATYSPMDGEVDPIALNIAFAKGAKANGTKIMLGTEVKDIITEGKKAIGVETSKGKFYAPTIINAAGVWAPLLCEKLGIEAPIKPRRGQICITDEVDYFIDMPILSAKYMMAKHNPDLLKDAPEMIAKLGIGLALSQSPKGNIMFGATREFVGYDKNVTYEGIGEVIRNAVTYFPQLKDMSIIRTMGGLRPFTPDGLPLIGWTEIEGFFMAAGHEGDGIALAPVTGKVVADLIMDGKTFVDMSGFDPNRFQK encoded by the coding sequence ATGAACGATAAAAATATAAATGATGCAGATGTAATAGTAATAGGCGGAGGTGTAATCGGTACTTCCATAGCCTATAACCTCTCTAAGAGGGGAAAAAAAGTAACTCTCTTGGAAAAATATGATCATGCCAGAGGGGCATCGGGTTCCAGTGACCAGCTGGTATTGATGCAGTCTAAAAAACCAGGGGTGCATTTAGCCTTAGCTCTTGAAAGTTTAAAGATGTATAAAAATTTAGAAGAAGAGCTGGGGGAGCCTATCCACTTCAGACAAAAAGGCGGTATGATCCTCATTGAAAATGAGAAAGAGATGGAAATAATGAAGGGATTTGTGGAAAAACAGAAAAAAACAGGATTGGATGTTGATATTATTTCACTGGATGAGGTGAATAAACTTCAGCCTGGAATTTCCCAGGATATTATAGGAGCCACTTACAGCCCCATGGATGGAGAAGTGGATCCTATAGCTTTAAATATAGCCTTTGCAAAGGGAGCTAAGGCCAACGGAACCAAGATAATGCTGGGAACCGAAGTAAAGGATATAATAACAGAGGGTAAAAAAGCAATAGGGGTAGAAACTTCAAAAGGGAAATTTTATGCTCCTACTATAATTAATGCAGCCGGCGTATGGGCTCCCCTTTTATGCGAGAAATTAGGAATAGAAGCTCCCATAAAACCAAGAAGAGGGCAGATCTGCATAACCGATGAAGTGGATTATTTTATAGATATGCCTATTCTTTCGGCAAAATATATGATGGCAAAACATAATCCGGATCTTTTAAAGGATGCTCCTGAAATGATTGCAAAATTAGGAATAGGACTTGCTCTCAGCCAGTCTCCGAAGGGAAACATCATGTTTGGAGCCACAAGAGAATTTGTGGGTTATGATAAAAATGTTACCTATGAAGGGATCGGAGAGGTAATCAGAAATGCAGTTACTTATTTTCCCCAGTTAAAAGATATGAGTATAATAAGAACTATGGGAGGATTGAGACCATTTACTCCAGACGGTCTTCCCCTCATCGGATGGACTGAGATAGAGGGATTTTTCATGGCTGCAGGTCATGAGGGAGACGGAATTGCCCTGGCTCCGGTAACCGGAAAAGTTGTGGCAGATCTTATCATGGATGGGAAAACATTCGTGGATATGTCGGGCTTCGATCCAAATAGGTTCCAAAAGTAA
- a CDS encoding FadR/GntR family transcriptional regulator, with protein MIRPLNKTTLSEEVIKIILNKIRKGQWRPGDKIPGEVSLAESFQLSRNSLREALKFLELSGILHSRAGKGTFLTEDVLKSLHRMELIETLKNDSTLIELIETRLTIEPQLAYFAAERMSPENIKKLENSLEKSKKAIEDNTYTTMMGWEFHKFIGEAADNKILSNLLISITEELKDSRFTYAHDIISSEALLKEIEDHEIILEYIKNKEAKKVKNYIYDHINNRLNWLKKQVKK; from the coding sequence TTGATAAGACCATTGAACAAAACAACTTTGTCTGAGGAAGTTATAAAAATAATTTTAAATAAGATTAGAAAAGGGCAGTGGCGTCCTGGAGACAAGATTCCAGGGGAAGTATCTCTTGCAGAATCCTTCCAATTAAGTAGAAATAGTCTAAGAGAAGCATTAAAATTTTTAGAGCTTTCAGGAATTCTTCATTCAAGAGCTGGAAAGGGAACATTTTTAACAGAAGATGTTTTAAAGAGTCTTCATAGAATGGAATTAATAGAAACACTAAAAAACGACAGTACATTAATAGAGCTTATAGAAACAAGGCTTACAATTGAACCACAGTTAGCTTATTTTGCAGCCGAGAGAATGAGCCCTGAAAATATAAAAAAATTAGAAAATTCTTTAGAAAAAAGTAAAAAAGCTATCGAAGATAATACCTATACTACTATGATGGGCTGGGAATTCCATAAATTCATTGGGGAAGCAGCTGATAATAAAATACTAAGCAACTTACTAATTTCTATAACCGAAGAATTAAAAGATAGTAGATTTACTTATGCTCATGATATTATTAGCTCTGAAGCTCTTTTAAAAGAAATCGAAGATCATGAGATAATACTTGAGTACATAAAAAATAAAGAAGCTAAAAAGGTTAAAAATTATATATATGACCACATAAATAACCGTCTGAATTGGTTAAAGAAACAAGTAAAAAAATAG
- a CDS encoding (2Fe-2S)-binding protein, translated as MCDDKVFVCRCQEVTVEDVKEAIKDGATTVAGVKIRTHAGMGLCQGRSCGKIIARMLSEVESPEKITPGSSRPPARVVKISEFLEVK; from the coding sequence ATGTGTGATGATAAAGTTTTTGTATGCAGATGTCAGGAAGTAACGGTAGAAGATGTAAAAGAAGCTATAAAAGACGGGGCTACAACTGTAGCCGGGGTGAAAATAAGAACTCATGCTGGAATGGGTCTCTGTCAGGGAAGAAGCTGCGGGAAGATCATTGCCAGAATGCTCTCCGAAGTAGAATCTCCGGAAAAAATAACTCCAGGTTCATCCAGACCCCCTGCAAGGGTAGTAAAAATAAGTGAATTTTTGGAGGTGAAATAA
- a CDS encoding ABC transporter permease, with amino-acid sequence MGKFIFKRLGQMLFTLYIVITATFFLMHAIPGGPFTREKPLPPAVIAALEAKFNMNAPLHIQYFDYMKGVFSFDFGPSFQKVGVNVIDLVESGLPVSARMGGTAVLVVLVIGIPLGIISALKQNKWEDYVVTVIATLGVTIPSFVIATLIIYIFSGKLGILPSFGLTSWKHYIGPVIALSGFSLAFVSKLTRSSMLEVLQQDYIRTARAKGLSEFVVIGKHALKNALLPVVTYVGPMIAGILTGSFVIEKIFAIPGMGKYFVESVGNRDYTVIMGVTIFYAGFYIIMVFLVDIIYVLIDPRIKLHD; translated from the coding sequence ATGGGAAAGTTTATTTTTAAACGATTGGGTCAAATGTTATTCACACTGTATATAGTTATTACAGCGACTTTTTTCTTGATGCACGCTATTCCTGGGGGACCTTTTACAAGGGAAAAACCGTTACCGCCAGCAGTAATAGCAGCATTAGAGGCCAAATTCAACATGAATGCACCGCTCCATATACAATATTTCGACTATATGAAAGGGGTGTTTAGTTTTGATTTCGGGCCTTCGTTTCAAAAAGTAGGAGTAAACGTAATTGACTTAGTAGAAAGCGGATTACCGGTATCTGCAAGGATGGGAGGAACTGCTGTATTAGTGGTGCTCGTAATAGGTATTCCCTTGGGGATAATATCTGCTCTGAAGCAAAATAAATGGGAAGACTATGTGGTAACTGTTATAGCTACTTTAGGGGTGACAATCCCAAGTTTTGTAATAGCTACTTTGATCATATATATATTTAGTGGAAAATTGGGGATCCTGCCATCTTTCGGGCTTACTTCCTGGAAACATTATATCGGACCGGTAATAGCTCTTTCTGGATTTTCTTTAGCTTTTGTATCCAAGCTGACCAGATCATCTATGTTAGAGGTGTTGCAGCAGGATTATATCAGGACGGCCAGGGCCAAAGGGCTGTCAGAATTTGTAGTAATAGGAAAACATGCTCTTAAAAATGCATTATTACCAGTAGTTACCTATGTGGGGCCAATGATAGCAGGAATTTTAACTGGATCATTTGTTATCGAAAAAATCTTTGCTATACCTGGAATGGGAAAATATTTCGTAGAAAGTGTAGGAAATAGAGATTACACAGTTATCATGGGAGTAACAATCTTTTATGCAGGATTTTATATAATTATGGTATTTTTAGTAGATATCATCTATGTGTTGATAGATCCTAGGATTAAATTACATGATTAA
- a CDS encoding NAD/NADP octopine/nopaline dehydrogenase family protein yields the protein MIKNINWSIVGGGNGGQSMAGHLGVKGFPVKLFDVNEEVVKKINEKGGIDVSGIVEGFGKVQMATTNIREVIEDADFIIVVLPSLYHKDIAKACAPHLKDGQIVLLHPGSTFGALEFKKTLMEENCKADVTIGEVNSLLYACRVTEPGKAHIFGIKNYLFAAALPATENKRMLEVLNTAFPQFREAKNVIHTSLENFNAMMHPAPTLLNTSKIDSKEDFLYYHEGITPVIGEYIEKMDKERILIGKALDIDIIPMKKWYVDMYDSTGETLSELCKNTKAYNGIIGQKTLMTRYVLEDIPYSLEAMMSMGKMVGVNVDRMETIVNLGKSILGDDLLSDKRTMSALGFSDFSKEELLNYVENL from the coding sequence ATGATTAAAAACATTAATTGGTCAATTGTCGGTGGTGGAAATGGAGGTCAGTCTATGGCTGGGCATTTAGGGGTTAAAGGATTTCCTGTAAAACTTTTTGATGTAAATGAAGAAGTTGTTAAAAAGATTAATGAAAAAGGAGGGATAGATGTCAGTGGAATTGTAGAAGGTTTTGGAAAAGTTCAGATGGCAACCACTAACATCAGAGAGGTCATAGAAGATGCTGACTTTATCATTGTTGTTTTACCGTCTTTGTATCACAAGGATATTGCTAAAGCATGTGCACCACATCTAAAAGATGGTCAGATAGTTCTGCTCCATCCAGGTTCTACTTTTGGAGCTTTAGAATTTAAAAAGACCCTTATGGAAGAAAACTGTAAAGCGGATGTAACAATAGGAGAAGTAAATTCATTATTATATGCTTGTCGTGTAACAGAACCAGGAAAAGCTCATATTTTTGGAATTAAAAACTATTTATTTGCTGCTGCTCTCCCAGCAACAGAAAATAAAAGAATGCTGGAAGTATTAAATACAGCTTTTCCACAATTTAGAGAAGCTAAAAATGTGATTCATACCAGTCTAGAAAATTTTAATGCTATGATGCACCCAGCTCCAACTCTCCTCAATACATCAAAGATAGATTCAAAAGAAGATTTTTTATACTATCATGAGGGTATAACCCCTGTGATTGGAGAATATATAGAAAAGATGGATAAAGAAAGAATTTTAATAGGAAAAGCCCTGGATATAGACATTATTCCTATGAAAAAATGGTATGTGGATATGTATGACTCTACTGGAGAAACTTTAAGTGAATTATGTAAGAATACTAAGGCATATAATGGAATAATAGGTCAAAAAACTCTTATGACAAGATATGTACTGGAAGATATTCCTTATTCTTTAGAGGCAATGATGTCTATGGGAAAAATGGTAGGAGTAAATGTAGATAGAATGGAAACTATTGTAAACCTTGGAAAATCCATTTTGGGAGACGACCTTCTGAGTGATAAGCGGACAATGAGTGCACTAGGATTTTCAGATTTTTCTAAGGAAGAATTATTAAATTATGTAGAAAATCTATGA